A section of the Lynx canadensis isolate LIC74 chromosome A1, mLynCan4.pri.v2, whole genome shotgun sequence genome encodes:
- the SAP30L gene encoding histone deacetylase complex subunit SAP30L, translating into MNGFSTEEDSREGPPAAPAAAPGYGQSCCLIEDGERCVRPAGNASFSKRVQKSISQKKLKLDIDKSVRHLYICDFHKNFIQSVRNKRKRKTSDDGGDSPEHDTDIPEVDLFQLQVNTLRRYKRHYKLQTRPGFNKAQLAETVSRHFRNIPVNEKETLAYFIYMVKSNKSRLDQKSEGGKQLE; encoded by the exons ATGAACGGCTTTAGCACGGAGGAGGACAGCCGCGAAgggccccccgccgcccccgccgccgccccgggcTACGGCCAGAGCTGCTGCCTCATCGAGGACGGCGAGCGCTGCGTCCGGCCCGCGGGCAACGCCTCCTTCAGCAAGAGGGTCCAGAAGAGCATCTCGCAGAAGAAACTCAAGCTGGACATCGACAAGAGC GTAAGGCACCTGTATATCTGCGACTTCCACAAAAATTTCATCCAGAGTGTAcgaaataaaaggaagaggaagacaagTGACGATGGCGGAGATTCTCCTGAGCACGACACTGACATTCCTGAG gTTGACCTGTTCCAGCTGCAGGTGAACACTCTACGGCGTTATAAACGACACTACAAATTGCAGACCAGACCAGGCTTCAATAAGGCCCAGTTAGCAGAA ACTGTCAGCCGACACTTCAGGAACATACCTGTGAATGAAAAAGAGACCCTCGCCTACTTCATCTACATGGTGAAGAGTAACAAGAGTAGACTGGACCAGAAATCGGAGGGCGGCAAGCAGCTTGAGTGA